The genomic region ATTCTAGAAGATAATGAAGATTTTTTACGTTAAGTGTCTTCAAATCAGAGTCAACTGAAAGGAGTATTTTCTCGAGTAAGATACAAGTAGAGAATAAGTTATCAAGTACCTCTTCACTTATTTCCACATCTTCCAACTCGAGAACTCGTAGAGACGCACAGTTGATCACTGGATTGAGACTCACTGAGATCTTTTCAATCGGACCTATACGATAATTTCTTAAAGACAGAGTATGTAAGTTTTTCCCGGAGAATATCTCATCCGGAAGTATTAATTTACCATTAAATTCATAACAGATACAGATGGAAAGCTCCTTGAAACAACTTTGGGCAGCTAAGGTTCGAAGCCAATTAGAAGCAACAGAAGCCAACTTGATGTCAGTTAGTCTCAGATCAAAACTTTCAATTGGTATGTTGTCTTGGACATACTTAGAAATAGTGCGATCCATAAATTGAAtgtaatctttttccttttcttcattACAAAACATCGGGGTTACATCAAACCTGATATTAGGGATAGTAGACCAAGCGTTTGACCAAGTCTTGGATAAGACACATGTACGAGCGGCTTCTTTTAGCGGCAACAACAATTGTATACGGTGAATCAACTCGACCGGGACATCGCCGGGTTGTGATCTTATCAGGAGTTCCTCCATGTATACTACCTTACTTCAGTAGAGAAAAAATTAAAGCGTATTATATTAGGGTTGCTAAACCTTGGTCTCTCTGTTTTTGAGTATGTGATCTTTTGTATTTGAATGGGAACCGATATTAAAAAAGTTTGATCGAGATTGCAATAGATTACACATGCTGAAATTTATAACCTAATTAAACTTTATACGCAAGTAATTTAACCTAATTCTATAGTCGGAAACTAAAtcattttattataaattataaattataaatataactagtaaaatgacccgtgaaaccacgagtttgttttaatgaaatagtttaatgatatgttttaggtattaagtgaacgtaaatgttaaaatcatttagtttaatgactcgtggaaccacagattctgactaagaaacttgtcattgtttttacaaacatattaatatacttaacttggtcagaataaatgaacataAACATATTGACCTGTGGAACCACAATTGCTATTTTCATTGCCACAAAAGTCTATATTACAATATTTTATTGAGACCTGTATTttgtatacatatgtaacgtaattaatcccgtaaaaaaCTCAtagttgaataataataatataataataaattttgctataaaattgagtatttatatttttaataataattattagtaataacatacgtctctttatttatttttttttaaaattaaacttataattatttTATGAAGGAAAAAATAATACGGAATAATTATTTAGTTGTTATTatgaaaaaagaaaaaataatTTACTAAAAAGTAGaagataaataattaattatttttttattaatttattttaattagtatttatGACATCATCTAGATGTCTTCtaatttttcctttttcttttgatTTATTTTTATAAAGGATAATTGCTTTTTTATGACATCATAAGATTAAagatttaatattaactatagattaaAATAAAATCAATTAGTAAACAATATCTAAAATATCTAAATATTATATCCAAAATATAACTCTAATATTTTCAGGGTTTATTGCTAATTAGTGAAATGAtccgtgaaatcacgagtttgtttaatcgaaataatttaataacatgttttaggtattaagtgaatgtaaatgctaaactcatttattttaatgaccggtttgactAAGaagcttgtcgttgtttttacaaaatgtaacgtaattaatttcgtaaaaagaatccatatttgaatattaataatataataattataattataattattatattcaaagtaaataataataataaagttcgctcaaagttgagtatttatatttatatttatatttttagtaataataataattattagtaataataaatgtcttttaaatttttttaagaaattaaaattacaatttaggagagattaatatttctttttataaaagattttatattatttttttaattaaattaatatataattatgacatcatcattatgaaaagtatagggtaattagcttaatgatgacattaTCATTCTAGAgctttatataaatatatagatgagGGGGGTATGTACAATCAAAAGTTATGCTTACACGTATCTAACTTTTTCATATTAATGACGTACGTCACGCCACGCTGCATCACGAGCAGCGTCACGTGCAACTGGCGTCCAACACACTAAAGCCTTGGTCAGAAGCTTGCGTTTAATGCTACGTCACGTGACATCCATGACGTCTAGCCAGCTGAACCCTAAGCTTCACTATATTCAAGTCAACCCTACGTGTCGGGTAGCGTGACGTCCCAATATAGAGTTGACCTGGTGTTGCCAGGCTGGACTAAAACCCTACATATCAGGAACATGGAGGACGTGGAGTAGGTTGTAGGCATGATTAGAAGATTCTAATGGCAGTTATGGAGAGTGAGCACTAATATAGCGGTTATCATACATAACCGCCAATTATCCATCTATAAATAGTGCCTCTAAGCCTCATTTGAAGGGTAATCAACTCGCACACATTCTAATTTCCTTTTCATATCTACCTTGGAGGCTCGGCAAAAGACAAACAACACCACAACTCTCATATCCCATTTGACCGGAGGAACCCCTTCCAAAGGTTAGATTCTTCTTTTTATCCACCTGCACTCAAACCGGACAATTTTggtttgatcatttggcgccatccgtgggaaccTTTGATCGCTCTTTCGAACAAGATGACATGAGGTTCCAACCCACCACCAATTGCGAATGTTGACAAAGAACCATGCGACCCTTTGAAGCCTAATGACGATAGCGCCTATGAAACTCCGAATGATTCCATCAAACACACCAGATTGCAGTTTGACGGTGATGAAGATGAATCTGATCGACGCGACACGGAGGAGATAGAAAATCCAGAAGGATTTGTTAGTCAGATCAAACCCATCAACGGCGACAAAGCCATACGCTTCCTGGCCAATGGAGGATTTGTCTTGCCCTCACTCATGACTAAAGGCGGCGAGAAGCCAACTCGCATGTCAAAAGCTCCACCCCGCAGCTCTACACGCTCGACGTCTGAGACCAGTAAGAGTTCTGGAAAAAATAGGGAGGAGGCCCATAAGGACTTGATTGAGAACTTGATTTTAGCCTCACCAGAGTCAATGAGTGCTCAAGTCGAACAGCCCGGCGTGGCGGACAACATACAACTGGTATGCCATGATGGGAGGAGATAAAGTGAAACGGCCATTTGAAGTTTCCGCGACGTCGGAAAAGTTTAACCGAGAAATAGCCACTCACCCGCTGCCCACGGTCCTCACCACCCCCGTACGCTAGGGATGTATGATGGCAGCACGGATCCGGAAGACTTTTTGCAACAATTCGAACACGCTGTCAAGACACAGCATTGGGACAATCCCAAGGCATGCCACATGTTCCAGGGACAGCTCTAGTCCGTTGCGAGGGAGTGGTTCACCAAATTACCCGCCTTAAGCATCACCAGCTTTGCAGATCTTAGAACTAAGTTCGTTTAACGTTTCCAGAAATTTAAATGCACCGAATTGACTCATTTGGATGCGCACAACATCAAGATGAGGCCGCGTGAGTCTCTGATGAATTTTACTACCCGCTTCACGGTGGAGTGCCAGAAAATTCCTGATTTGCCGGAGTCGCAGCAGATTTCTGCGTACATTATGGTGATATGTCAGATCTGACATTTATCTTTAGTAAAAACAATGCGGCGTAGGTTACCAAAAACATATGTTGATGCGGTAAAGATGGTAAGAAATTATGTACGGTCAGAGGAGTTCGCTGACGCTGCCATTGGGGATCACAGATCAACGGATCGAAGTGATATAGATGACAAAGGTAATGGTAAAGGCCACGCAAGCAGGAAGTATAAGGGAAATGGTAGCGGTAGCAGTGGAAGCTACGGACGCTCTAGTCACAAGTCGGATAGCCGCCGCAATTACCGCCAGTATGAACGACACGGTTCCAAGAGGTTATCACCTGAAGAAGAGAGTTTGATAAAGTCGTTATCCAAAACTCCAAAAGAAATTTTGGAAACGGAGGAGGTAAGCAAACATTTCCCGCCTCCAAAACCAATGCAGCCGAGTTTTGCTGTTGACGAAAATAAATGGTACATTTTTCATGAAGACAAAGGTCACGAAGTTGATGACTGCAGGGAACTTAAGAAGGTAATAATTGAACGATTGAATCTTCGAGAACTCAATCACCTAAAATCGTCGCGTGTCAACGCTCCCGGAATGAAAACATTTGGTTGGCAACGGGGAAAAGAAAAGGCTCCCGAGAAGCACATTCACATGATACAGATGTGGCACGCCGGTCACATTCGAAAAGCAGAAGTATTGGAAGAATGGGCATGCGCCCCTATCACGTTCCCCGCTTTCTGGCGAGTCTGCTCTACTGACCTGCCCGTTACGATAACCGCGACGGTGGGACGCTGCAAGGTTTCTAGAATTTATGTTGACACGGGCAGCGCAGTTGATGTCTTGTACGAGCACTGCTTCTTGCAACTACCTCAATTGGCCCCTTGGTCGCGTAAATATTGACGTTACATTGGAATAAAACGAAAAGTGTCAAACAGTGGCTCTGAACTTTGTGGTTGTCAGGAGTCAGTCAAGATGCAACATCATTATATCCACCGTACATGGAATGATGAAGTTCCCAACACCGCTGGGCGTCGCAACTGTATTTTTAGACCGGGTGCCGATCGTAGGTCAAGTTGAACCGCCACAGCAGCAGGCAGCGCTGATTGAACATGGAGGAAACGTTGTTATCAACCACTCTTTTCCTGAAAAAGTTATACAGATTGGAGGCACATTGTCCAGCGAAACGAAAAGCGCGTTATGTGAACTTTTAGAAAACAACGCTGACGTGTTCGAATGGTAGGAATCAGGCATGACCGGGTGCCGCGTAGCATCGCAGAGCACTGTTTAAACGTCAATCCCAGCCTGACTCCGGTACGACAAAAGAAACGAAGCATGGCGCCAAAACGCAGCGTTTTCCTCAAAAACTGTGACGCccagtacaaaaccatcgtgtacgattcgtcaacaacaggatcttcacacagtcaaacactatatgctgtttgaaaaccagtttgcattcataaaaagatagcattttacaaaagataacgtgcatcctacgaataggagcataaacataagtatttgaccctaaggtcgttacaaagccattgtttgaaattaacataaactacgaatgtaaaagaaaagttccatgaatgagacatctctagtaatacagcggataactaatacagtaggtccttaacagcaagacagcaaatctaatagcggaagcaagaaacctctaggcacctgagaaatacacgcttaaaagtcaacacgaatgttggtgagttattgtttaagttgtaacagtaacgtaaggtaggccacgagatttcagtataacaaaacagtatgaaaagtatatgtataaccgtgggcacctggtaactaaacttaacgtttataaccccctgaaagtacacttggcgagtgcgtatgttcacgaagtattaaacaccctttaaatgctagcgcgactagcccgagtggggatgtcaaaccctatggatccatatctaagattcgcgttcaccggttcataaaccaatgactaaacgttaccgtgctaaggggaatgtttatgccgttgtataacccacacacatataaagtttaagtactcgtgcctagtatgtaaaacgtaaaaagcgcatgtattcttagtcccaaaataattaaagtaaaaagggatgctataactcacagtgataaaagcggtaaagtcggtaatgatagtacgcaagtagtaagtcggtccgaaaggtcgtcaacctaaatcaagggttactaggtcagtaggttgtttttataaattctaatagtgcataaaataagtttaagtgtcatcatcatcatcattcatcatcataaaagctaagtaagttcgacaagaatagagatcgaaacaataggcggacttcggtcagctgctacgacctctacgtaaatcgaaaagatgcatagtcattGGCTACGGCTCCGTATGTgattcccctaaccgctgaccaattttcagaatctaactcgtcttcgtttgaccgtggcaacggtataagtgagagtaggtcagaaatttaagcacaacgttaatagggtgtagtgactctcggaggcccataaatcctaaaccgtaactcggattaagacgaggcctaaacggaaaatcatctactcgaaccagactaactgaaaatcaactttctagtagcccaggtggcctgatcagatacgaaaatcagtggacaagtgctccggtggggttcttagtgcttgatgctcatcacggttctcatccttgatgcttgtagcttcaagtgtacaactcgttgatggtttagcatcacttttgaccaagattctaccatcaatacacaatatgttaagaccaagtggtaacacaactcatttaagagtctcagatggatgatgaaccaaggttacatcatatctttagtcttaacacaaatacaagtcctatttacaaacaaagttacaaactttacatcaatcaaacaagtatgagtacaatctaagtcaaatgaggtgatggaaccctaagctagagagcttggatcctattcacacaagttacaaggttgcaaagctagaaagcttgaacctttattgttcttgaagatcttgaagcataaagcttggatctttaagtttcatgaagaccataaacacaagttttgatctttataacaaaacaacaagatcataagctagaaaacttagatccaacaacaagatatgaagattcaagctagaaagcttgcatcttggttgttcttgaagatcttgaagcataaagcttggatctttaagatacatgaagattacaaacacaagtttgaatctttataacaaaataacaagattaaagtaagaaaaatatagatctacaaagttggtgaagattcaaagctagaaagcttgaatcttccatgttcttgaaggattcatgcttgaatcaacaagatataatcaagatcaaggctaaagagcttgatcttccatgATGACGATGTTCACGAATTAGAAAGgaagaaaggaagaagaaaaattaaatacttacaagttt from Rutidosis leptorrhynchoides isolate AG116_Rl617_1_P2 chromosome 9, CSIRO_AGI_Rlap_v1, whole genome shotgun sequence harbors:
- the LOC139867888 gene encoding putative F-box/FBD/LRR-repeat protein At5g62970: MEELLIRSQPGDVPVELIHRIQLLLPLKEAARTCVLSKTWSNAWSTIPNIRFDVTPMFCNEEKEKDYIQFMDRTISKYVQDNIPIESFDLRLTDIKLASVASNWLRTLAAQSCFKELSICICYEFNGKLILPDEIFSGKNLHTLSLRNYRIGPIEKISVSLNPVINCASLRVLELEDVEISEEVLDNLFSTCILLEKILLSVDSDLKTLNVKNLHYLLELKLSTIVPIDVLKIDDVPNLRLFDYYVVGGPIKTFNMASLTSVTELSLNRVTIDATFLDLIKSNLPSLEFWNLIFRTGLRKG